The following are encoded in a window of Panthera leo isolate Ple1 chromosome B2, P.leo_Ple1_pat1.1, whole genome shotgun sequence genomic DNA:
- the LOC122219427 gene encoding histone H2B type 1-M, protein MPEPTKSAPAPKKGSKKAVTKAQKKDGKKRKRSRKESYSVYVYKVLKQVHPDTGISSKAMGIMNSFVNDIFERIAGEASRLAHYNKRSTITSREIQTAVRLLLPGELAKHAVSEGTKAVTKYTSSK, encoded by the coding sequence ATGCCTGAACCCACCAAGTCCGCCCCAGCCCCGAAGAAGGGCTCGAAGAAGGCGGTCACCAAGGCGCAGAAGAAGGACGGCAAGAAGCGCAAGCGCAGCCGCAAGGAGAGCTACTCGGTGTACGTGTACAAGGTGCTGAAGCAGGTGCACCCCGACACCGGCATCTCGTCCAAGGCCATGGGCATCATGAACTCGTTCGTGAACGACATCTTCGAGCGCATCGCGGGCGAGGCGTCGCGCCTGGCGCATTACAACAAGCGCTCGACCATCACGTCCCGGGAGATCCAGACGGCCGTGCGCCTGCTGCTGCCCGGGGAGCTGGCCAAGCACGCCGTGTCCGAGGGCACCAAGGCCGTCACCAAGTACACCAGCTCCAAGTAG
- the LOC122219392 gene encoding histone H1.4-like, whose product MSEAAPAAPAAPAPAEKTPVKKKARKSAGAAKRKASGPPVSELITKAVAASKERSGVSLAALKKALAAAGYDVEKNNSRIKLGLKSLVSKGTLVQTKGTGASGSFKLNKKAASGEAKPKAKKAGAAKPKKAAGAAKKAKKAAGAGTPKKSAKKTPKKAKKPAAAAAKKVAKSPKKVKAAKPKKAAKSPAKAKAPKPKAAKTKAAKPKKASKKKS is encoded by the exons ATGTCCGAGGccgcgcccgccgcgcccgccgcTCCGGCCCCCGCCGAGAAGACGCCCGTGAAGAAGAAGGCCCGCAAGTCCGCAGGCGCCGCCAAGCGCAAGGCGTCCGGGCCGCCGGTGTCCGAGCTCATCACCAAGGCCGTGGCCGCCTCCAAGGAGCGCAGCGGCGTGTCCCTGGCCGCGCTCAAGAAGGCGCTGGCGGCCGCCGGCTACGACGTGGAGAAGAACAACAGCCGCATCAAGCTGGGCCTCAAGAGCCTGGTGAGCAAGGGCACCCTGGTGCAGACCAAGGGCACCGGCGCCTCGGGCTCGTTCAAGCTCAACAAGAAGGCGGCGTCCGGGGAGGCCAAGCCCAAAGCCAAGAAGGCGGGCGCGGCCAAGCCCAAGAAGGCTGCCGGGGCGGCCAAGAAAGCCAAGAAGGCCGCGGGGGCCGGCACCCCCAAGAAGAGCGCCAAGAAGACCCCGAAGAAGGCGAAGAagcccgcggcggcggcggccaagAAAGTGGCCAAGAGCCCGAAGAAGGTGAAAGCGGCCAAACCCAAGAAGGCGGCTAAGAGCCCCGCCAAGGCCAAGGCTCCGAAGCCCAAGGCGGCCAAGACCAAAGCTGCCAAGCCCAAGAAGGCCTCCAAGAAGAA GTCTTAG
- the LOC122219448 gene encoding histone H4, protein MSGRGKGGKGLGKGGAKRHRKVLRDNIQGITKPAIRRLARRGGVKRISGLIYEETRGVLKVFLENVIRDAVTYTEHAKRKTVTAMDVVYALKRQGRTLYGFGG, encoded by the coding sequence ATGTCTGGTCGCGGCAAAGGCGGGAAGGGCCTGGGCAAGGGGGGCGCGAAGCGCCACCGCAAGGTGCTGCGCGACAACATCCAGGGCATCACGAAGCCCGCCATCCGGCGGCTGGCCCGGCGCGGCGGCGTCAAGCGCATCTCCGGGCTCATCTACGAGGAGACCCGCGGGGTGCTCAAGGTGTTCCTGGAGAACGTGATCCGGGACGCCGTCACCTACACGGAACACGCCAAGCGCAAGACGGTCACGGCCATGGACGTGGTGTACGCGCTCAAGCGCCAGGGCCGCACCCTCTACGGCTTCGGGGGCTAA